The sequence AGGGGCTGTCACAGgtttgaaagaataaaagaaggccAGGAAAGATGCCTTTTGGCATTCAGTCTCATGCtcactaacaaaaacaaaaattgagaaaaaattaaaaacaaggatAGCAGTCTATGaaccttttaaaatgtagttatgGTAGAGATTGAGACAGGTAAAGAGGAGAGACGGGTAAGGATCTGAGCTTAGAGACACCTATGCATTCATGCCAGTCATGGCAACAGGTAAAGCAGCATAGCTTGGACTGCCATTCCTTGATCACATATCATCAAGCCACATAATGTGATGAGAGCTTCACATAAAATGCATCTAGTCTTCCAGTGCCAGTGCCTTTAAGGAAAACTCTGTCTTACCTCTAATTTAATGGCAGTTAGAGAAAATCTTTTTGGGTTtgctggtccattttacaaattttGTTACAGATGCAGAAATTGTGCCTCAGATGGGCTAAATGTTTCTCAGAGTCATATAGATAACCAAAACAAAGCCAGGGTAGGAGCCCAACTGTCTTGCCACAGTAAGAGGCATTAAAGACGCCCTTCCCATATCAAAACTCTCTTCACTTTCTCCTGCTCCTGGGAATCTCCAATGCCTCCAATTGTATCCTCTCCAAAATTAAGGCATGAGACCAGGCTCATGTGAGCCTCCAGAGAGCTGAAGAAAGGGATTCTCAAAGCCCACAGTAAGTCCCAATTTGTGCCAGATGCCACTGATATACGATCCAAGGTATAATGCTCAATTTTTCACATCAGCTGCTCATAGCTCTGGTCTGTTTTGTGACAAGCCTGTGAGAGTAGATTCTGTGTCAGGACACGAGGATCTAGGACCCACAGTGACCTATGCCGTATTCAGGCCACTGGTTTTGATATGCACATTCGAAACTGGCCAGAGGTATCTTTTTCAGATCACTCATTATATAATTAGTCAAAAAAAgatgttatatattataaaattatctgTTAGATAATACTATAAAATTATCTGTTAGATAATActgtaattataaaattataattagttactataattattatataattatagataCTTATCTATAATTACATAACACTTGTTATATAATTATTAGATAATCTAATAATTATCTATTAGATATACTAGAGTATAATGCTATACTATAATAGTATTTAGAGAAAATCTTTTTGGTTTAGTATAGTATTATAGTATAGcataatatatactataattaTTTACTAGTATTACAGTATGGTATTATACTAGTATTATATACTACATAGTATTGtactagtatatattatatatatatattttttttttttttttgaaatagaatctcgctctgttccttgggctggagtgcagcggcacaatctcagctcactgcaacttctgcctcctgggttcacgtgattttcctgcctcagcctcctgagtagctgggattacaggcatctgccaccatgcctggctaattttttgtatttttagtagagacggggtttcaccatgttggtcatgctggtctccaactcctaacctcctgatccaccctcctcagcctcccaaagtgctgggattacaggtgtgagccactgcacctggccagatataGTGTTATTTACTAGTATATAGTGTAGTATGTATACTATTATAATACTCtagtatatagtatagtatatatagtactATAATACACTAgtgtatagtatagtatataatacTAGTATAAtactatagtatatactatattattaCTAGTGTATTATACTAGTATATACACTAGTATATAGTATAGTGTATATACTAGTATAATACACtagtatatagtatagtatactaGTATAATACACtagtatatagtatagtatactaGTATAATACACTAGTGTATAGTATAGTATACTAGTATAATACactagtatatagtatatatactactaTAATACACTAGAATATAGTATAGCATATATACTAGTATAATACTATAGTATACACTATTATTCTAGAATATACTATAAtactagtatttttatagtataTACTAAGCTATACTATAATACTATATTAAACCAAAAAGATTTTATCTCAATACCACACTATAGTCTATAGTATAGTATTATATTAGTATCTGCCTTGCAGTAGGGCAGAGAGAACATAGACCCCTGCCATTGACAGCCAGCGTTCATCAAGCTTTGAAATAGTGGAGTATTTTCACTTATGAACTGATGTGCTGATCCTGGATAAGGATTAGTGCATATGCTGGCACTAATCCATCTGGCTGTAAGTTTTACATAGATGTGAATAAGTCACCTTTATATATTGACATTAAATGTGTATACATTATAGTTTAGACATTAAATGCAATCTCTGTACATCTGATGCCTTCATTATGTATACACAAATAGGGCAACTCTAAAATGTTGATCCTGATAAGACGTACTGTCTGTCCTTAACTTGAAGCAGGCTGCTCTTGGGACTGCTACTGATAAAGCCCTAAGGTGGGAACTGGAATTCTGTGCAAACTGAACTGAGAAAATCTTAGAAAAACATTCCCAACATGCTGCACCCTCCTTCTCTAAAGCACAAGTTTTCCACAGTCAATGTTTTGGTGGAATATGGAGGAGAAATCAGGCTGAGCCTTCCAAGCAAGTTTCTATCTACCAcagtaaactcattttcttttcatatctttATCCCTTTCTTCACTCTGATGTGGAGCTATCTCCTCAGTCTCAGCTCTTGCTCTACTCTCACGAAGTAGCAGCCTCTGAGAGTGCACCAGGAAAATTAGCAACCTCTGGGGGTGTTTATGGAACAAGTTGATAATTATCCCCAATAGATTTCAATCAAAGAACCGTAGCTTACGTTTCCCAAAGCTCCTACACAGCTTGGTCTCAAATGCTGGAAGACAAATGTATTCTTTCTGGTATTTCACCCTGTGTGACTACAAGACTGAAATATCAGATAAAAATCAGGTCCCCTACCATCTCATCTACCGGTAGGATATGGCACTATGACAGCTTGTGAAAAAATCTTCACCAACTAGTCATACAACTGTATCTGGTAAACATATATGCCTGAAAAGGGAATTAATCCAAATGGCTCCTTCCCTCGTGTAGCCAAGAATGCATTTTTTGATGAGAAATGTGACAAACTTAAAGGGACATGCAAAAACAATTGTCGGAAAAATGAAGAACTTATTGCTCTCTGCCAGAAGTCTCTGAAATGCTGTCAGACCATCCAGCCATGTAGGAACATTATAGATTAATGCAGAAGATTTGGGTTTCCAGAGAAGCATACATAACCTGTCTTGCCTCTGCTGTAGGCAGacactttaataaaaataaatgactgtcTTTGCTCAGTTTGTCAAGTGTTTCCTTTAGAAAGGAGAACAGCACTGCCTGACCTTAATGCTCCCTCCATCCTGGTTTATTTTTCTATCATTCTGGAGTAAATAAACTGTCCCAAAGccatgtgatatttttcttaaaagaggACTAGAAGAGACTAGAAATCGACAAATCTCTAGCTTCTACTCAGTCAGTTGGTGCTTACTAACCTATTGAGATGaaagaagtaaacaaaagaaaagaaagaaaagagagagggaagtaGAAAGAagatgaataggtagagaaatgagcacacttttttttaatacaaaacaaaattttattctttttttctttttctttttattatactttaagttctagggtacatgtgcacaaatgcaggtttgttacatatgtatacttgtgccatgttggtgtgctgaacccattaactcatcatttacattaggtatatctcttaatgctatccctcccccgtccccctaccccacaacaggccccggtgtgtgatgttccccttcctgtgtccaagtgttctcattgttcaattcctacctatgagtgagaacatgcggtgtttggtttttttgtccttgaaactggaaaccatcattctcagcaaactatcgcaagagtacacttttaaaaaatttttaccatCATGCCATATGCCCACATAAATGAGCATACATTTACATGAATAGCTACATGAACGACAAATTGATGGATAGGCAGTCCATTTATCAAGGACTTTtatgtgtcacacacacacacacctgtctaAATCAATCATCATGACTCCATGTCTTTCATTGGGGCTAGTTAAATATTTCCTATAGACTTGTTCTCTACACATAAGTCTGAGATAAAATTTGCTGGCAGGCAAGGGGGTCATAAATACCTCTATGACTCTCAGTAACTCCAGTGATTTAGACCCTCTTCCCCAAATCACTGCCTACGATTTTCCTAGAAACTAGCTGACAATTTACCTTCTGATTCTAAGCCTCAAAATTACTGTTATGGTGGGAATATGTTCTTCCAAAATTAATGCTGAAGCCTAATCCCCACGCTGGTGATTAACAGGTGAGGCCTTTGAGGAGGTGATTAAGCCTCAAGGGCcctaccctcatgaatggaattagcacccttataaaagaggttgaaAGAAGCTGCCTTGCTCCTTCCACCATGGGAGGACACAGCGtttgtctcttctgccatgtgaaggcTGAGCAACAAGGTGATATCTTGAAAGCACAAACTGGGTCCTCAGGATATAATAAATCTTCTGAGGTCTTCCAGCCCCTAAAACTGTaagtaataaatttctgttgcttataactcACCCAGcataagatattttattatagcagcatgaaTGGACTGAGACAATTACTTAGTTTAAGTAAGAATTTCCTGTCATGTTTCCAGTGCTTAAGAGTTAGTTTTGGTTTCCTGCTGGCTCAGAAATCTTGCCTTACCTCCACTTTAATTTTTCGAAGTCGATAGATTTAATTCTACTAGAATCAATAACCCTTTCATGAAAAGGATGTTTTAGTTACACTTTCtaatttgagataattgtagattcctATATagttccaaaaataataataataatgcagagAGATACCCAGATCTTTTACTCTATTTTCCTGAAAAGTAACATCTTTGTAAAACCATAGTGCAATATCACAACCAGGTTATTGACACTGATGCATAACATTTCCATTATCAGGAGGACTTTTCATGTTATGCTTTCAGAGCCACTCCCTCTTCCCTCACACCTCCACCTCCGTCTTAACCCCTGTATAAGTGATTTATTCTCCATTTCTACAGTTTTGTCCTTTTAGGAAGGCCATATAAATGGAATGTATAAATCCTTATTAGACTGGCTTTTTTCAGTCAGCATAACTTTCTGGGgattcatccaggttgttgcatgtatcagtagctCTTTCCTTCTTATTGTTGGGCAGTATTCCAGGATATGGATgaaccacagtttgtttaatcaCTCCCTCATCGTaggccatctctctctctctctctctctctctctctctccccctccctccctcttttcccccACTTCAttgcctcctcttctcctctctacctctccttctctttctctttcgcATAGGGATATCTAATTGTtcaagcaccatttgttgagaagaCTATTCTTCCTCCATTACATTACTTTTCCTTCATTGATAGAGAGGAGTTGCTTTGGTCTTTTCTGAGCtatccattctgttctgttgctTGTttggtctatttatttattgcttcacCACTCCCACACTGCCTTCATCATTGCAGTTTTTTAGTGAGTCTTGATATAAGGTAATGTAAGTTCACTGTATTAAcccattttcacactactataaagaaatatctgagatggggtaatttaagaagaaaaagaggtttaatggacttacagttccacacagTTGGGGAGGTctcacgatcatggcagaaggcaaaggaggagcaaggtATGTCTTACGTGGTGACAGGTAAGacagcgtgtgcaggggaactgacctttataaaaccatcagatcttgtgagacttactcatcatcatgagaacagcacagaaaaaaaaaaacccctcatgATTCatttacttcccaccaggtccctcccatgactcGTGGGGAATATGGGAGcaagaattcaagatgagatttggatgggggcaCAAACCATATCATCCACCAACCTTGTTCTTTCCAGTATTGTATTAAAGATCCTAGGTCTTTTGAATCAGTTTGGAAATATCAACAACATATCTTGCTTAAAGTTTGATTGGGATTATAtttaatctatagatcaagttgtaAATAATTGATATCTTAATGTTAAATTCTCTATTATATGAACACAGAATATTTCTCTtgttaaaataactaaatgagaGGTCATTAGACTGCAGGAGCTTCAGTGCACTCGGTTTCTACATAAGCAAACTAAAACCCAACTCAGTTTGAATGGTAAAAGATAACTTTAACCAATCAGAAACCACCAACTAACTTCTAACAAGGGACTGGGATGATTCAAATAAGGCTCTACTCCACTTTAACcaattaaatgtttaatttgcCTTTCTTCCATTTTCACCCTATAAAAGCCTTTTCCTCATGCCTCTTTGCCTGTGCCCCAAAATACTTGTGATTTGGAGCCTGCCTGATTCTTAAGTTGATATCTGctcaaaagaaaactttaagatttttgtgtgcctaagtttattttttagtagTTCTATTGTCAGCAGAGGGACCCGAAGAAGCCCTGATGATGGTTCCTGGGACAATGAGTAACCAGATGTAGTTACCAGCTGAGCCCATTGTATTCACCaatttctctctgtgtctggATCCAACAGAAACTGGACTGGGTCCAACAGAAGGTCTTAAGAAGGTAGGGTTTGGGGAAGACAAAGATCATCAGTTAATCCTTATCCAAGTAGTCTGGACCTCTCCATCTGGGACTCTAGCTACGTTTGTGTATAAAAATTATGGACCCAGAATCTGTGTTTTTCTAAATAAGTGTGTAAACTTTACCCATGACAACTTAGAATTACAGTGGTCACAGTGAAGACATTTTAACCTAAACAGTTATTCATCTATAAGCTACATTGAAAGAGAAGTGATCTTAAAtgcctcagaaaaaaatgagatatgtTTTTAATTGGCAAGCAGAGGCTTCTAAAAGACTAAACAAATCAAAACTTGCCTTTCTTAAAGACTCTTtacaaaaggcaaattaaaagcTTCAGCACTTAATCAGTGATGATAAAAAATTGTACATTGACACACTCAACTCTGAATgctccttcttttctcctctctctcttcttcctctgcctaATTACACTGATTCCACcaatctcctcactcagctgccTTTCTACTCTGAAGATGAGAAGCAAGTTAGGAAAATGCCTTCTAAAGTTAGTTCCTCTGATCAACTGTGTCTGCCTTCTTTAATTACCTTTATGTCTTGGTCAAAATCCAAACTGACAGAAATAGTGAAAGACTTCCCTAACCCAAAGGAAAACCCCCAGGAATTTGCTGAGGAATTTAGAATCCTCGTTTAAACATATAATCCATGACTTCCTGATCTTTGTCACTTTATCCACATGATACTGGGACCTGGTCAACCTGCAAATGGAGACGATGGCTGAATGGGACTAACCTGAGGATGATATTAAGGATCTTATGTCTCAAACAGCTGCAAGGGATGAACAAAAAAGAGGCAGGGGAAAAGAAAGCATTCTATAATCTTATAAGTAAATCTCATCTTTACCTGAGCCTGTGTCCCTGCACTGTGACTGTcacaagaactttttttttttaagtctctgtcaccaggctggagtacagtggcatgatctcggctcactgcaacctcctccttccaggttcagtgattctgcctcagcctcccaagcagctggaactacaggcatgtaccaccacacctggctaatttttgtattttttaagtagagatggagtttcaccatattgggcaggctggtcttgaacttctgaccttgtgatccacccaccttggcctcccagagtgctggggttacaagcatgaaccaccgtgcccggctcacaAGAAATTCTTCGCTACCCCCATCCCTCAAGTGAGACAGGAAGGTCAGATGGGTCTGGAATAGGGAAACATCTTCCCCTACAGGTGGGATATGGCTCTAGTAAAATCGTTTTTCCTGCAGAGGAGGAGGCTTTTGTTATGGGAAATTCTCTGGATATGTTTCACAATATCactcttcccttctcctttcagAGCAATGAGGGCTTCCATTCTGGCCCTTCAGTGGCCATGATAACCTTGGAGATTTCCTGGATTTAAAACCCAGGAGAGCAGGGGTTGAGAAGGCAGAGCCTTTGACCATGGTCTCTAGCAGTTTTTCACTCTCCTAAATGTCCACGTTCGGCCTCCAGCAAGTTGTCAAAATCACTGCAAGTGTTCCTGCTAGTTTATGGTTTTAGAGCTTCCATTCCAGGTTAGCTCATCTCAGCTGTGACTCCAGATTTCTGGGCGATGGATTTGCCTGGAGCCCTCAGTTCCCTAATGGGTCCAAGAATAGTCattgatttttccatttatttggctttttttttctttttttaaggattAAAGTAGTGACTTTCAGTCTTTTTACTTGTAGCGACCGAAACCAGAATTCTGAAATACTTTATAAGGACTCAGCCAataaagcttttattatttttttctcctaagaaGATATAGGATTTCTTTTGAAGTTTGGTTATTCAGTCCCTGTatatgaattccttttttttttttgaagagctgctgaatatttattatcatcagaatttttcaattttcttcagaATCCTGGTCAGATAGATGACCTTGAATAttggctgatttttttcccttgaagCTCGTCATCAAAAATTACTAAAGCCTGACATGTGGCAGGCTAGGAGGGTCCCGTGGATCCTGCACGTTTGTGCTTGCTGTGTGTCTGCTGTGAGGAGAGTATCCGACGGCCTCTCCCTGCTGCACATTTGTAACCTGCGGCAGGATTCCCATGGCTACCACTCTCGCCCTGGCTTCTTCCAGTCAGTGAGTGAGCACAATGTGGACTAGAGCTGGGCCATGTCGGCTGCCGTAAGACAGTCTTTGCACTGAGGTTCCCCACTGGCAATGCTGAAATTTTCTGCACTGCAGTCTGAGGCTCCCCCAACTCCAAACCTTTTCACAGGTGTTCATTGACATCATGTTCTGAAGACTTTCCCTACTCAATCTTGCTCCCTCTCCCCTTCATCtttctgttttgaatttttattttattttttttcagagacagggttttgctctactgcctacactggagtgcagtagtgccatcatagcttgctgcaacctcgaacttctggcctcaagagaccctcctacctcagcctcccaagtagcttggactatagagACACACCCCCATCccaggctaattttctttttgtggagagatggagtctctctatgCTGTCCATGATGgactcaaacccctgagctcaaatgatcctcctccctccctcagccacccaaagtgctgggatttacaggtgtgagccactgcacctggcccccctTTATCTTTCACAGGCATTtcccaataaatttattttctttctaattcctgTTGATAAATGCTTCAGGGAGCACCCAAACTGGCATAGTTTGTGATTTCTGATGTTCTATGCTATTCTGTTACCGTGTAAGGAGACCTGGGTTTCCATCACATTCCCCCCTAAGTGAGAACTCTGGGGAAGACATACTGACTGCTAGATTTTGCTTAGGATGTGCAAGCAATGTATGTCTGTCAGGCTTTGCCTAATCTGTGCTCTAGAATAAGGGGAGCTTATCTGAGAATGTCAACTTCCAAGAttagatatttttactttctctaaaatacttcattttagagaaatgaagttcttttttcttaaaataaaattatctggtGTTTTCCCTAAGGGCAAATGCCAGGAGCACATGCTCTATTTGTTTTgcctggggtggggttggggttaAATCCAGTGAGCATATACCCTGGGTTGAGGGCAGGGCATATGCTCTCTGGAAGGTTATGTTTTATTTGAAGCCATTGTTAGAAATACAGCATTccctcgtcatttagcattaggtatatctccagaaatcaacatggcacatggatgcatatgtaacaaacctgcacattgtgcacatgtaccctaaaacctaaagtataataaaaaaataaaataaaaataaatgcacatacaggttaaaaaaaaagatatctatttaaatgtatctgtatctatataaacGTATGTCTAAACATAGCTTTAGCTATATAAATCAATTAGAAAACACTACCATCTTTTCAATACCTTGTCTTCCCAGCAAGAACATTTCTGCTGTTGTAAATATGCAGAAGTGAACATTCTTATATACAAATTTTTGTATGTATCTCTGattataaaaaactaaaatgaaaaaaaaaaagaaatacagcatTCCCATGAATAGTCTCCTTTTAACCTCTCTTCTCACTCTTGTCCTCCTTTTCACCCAAGCCTTAAGTGAGCCTGATGCTCTGTGGTTACAATCCCACCCTTGGACAATGCCCACCATCAAGTATTCCTTGTTGTCACTTGTCATCCTCATCCTACACTCTTTCTATCACAGAAATGTGCTGGGACCTCTCACGCATTTATGACCTCCCCACGCTCCGTGCCATTCTTCTCCTTAACATCATATGTTTGTTTCAATGTTTACTTCAGAGAGGTCTTGGGGGCGATGGACTTCAATTCCATTACCCACATCACCATTTTCAACAAGAATATCCTGACTGAAACTTACTAAAATGGAAGAGAAAGTCCTCTCAGCAGAATCAAGGAATGTCAAGGCTGGAAGGTATCTTAGAGATCATTTAATCCAATTCTTGCTTCAGAAACGATTCAGGGAAGCAAGGGAAGTGACTTGGACTTTACCTATGCTAATACTCTCTCCCCACCCTCAACACTGCCTGGCTGGCATTTCTGCAGCCCCAACACCTCCCCCACACTGTGCCTGGGTGAGTGTTCACCAAGGAACGCTGCCTTTTGATAAGCCTCAGTAATCAGGAGCAGCCTCTGCCCATAAATACACCTGCCCTGCTCCTGCCTGGGGTGATTCCCTCCGACTTGCGTCTGCTTCTCGCCAGCAGCCCCAGCATTATGCAGAGACTTGTGCTGCTATTAACCATTTCTCTTCTACTCTATCAAGATCTTCCAGGTAAAAAGAGACTCTCAGCTGGAAATATACACAGTTGCTGGGGATGACAGGTGgagaagaaaaacatttgatttagaaaatacatcccgggccgggcgcggtggctcacgcttgtaatcccagcactgtgggaggccgaggcgggtggatcacgaggtcaggagatcgagaccatggagaaaccccgtctctactaaaaaaaaaaatgcaaaaaaattagccgggagtggtggcgggcgcctgtagtcccagctactcggagaggcggaggcaggagaatggcgtgaacccaggaggcggagcttgcagtgagccgagattgcatcactgcactccagcctgggcgacagagcgagactccgtctcaaaaaaaaaaaaaaaaaagaaaatacatcccGAAGGATGGAGTAACCTTCTTCAATCCCagccttttttctctttgctttcattGAGTCTATTAGTAAAATGCAGTATGTGGCAGTCCTTGTATGCACCTTACAGCCACAAGGCTTACTAgctcaaggaggaaaaaagaaacgtAGGAATCAGGAGTCCTAGATGTCCTTGGCCCCCTGGTCACACACAGTAACAATTCCTCGTGGAATCCTCGGCGATGAGGACTCACTAGCCGTGCTTGTTCCATTGCAGGGCAGGGGCGATTATTCATTGTTGATTTTGTGGAATAAGATGCCTTCTTCCATCCTCCTCCTTCGGAACAGCTTTACTCTGCACAGAAAGGACGCCTATTCAACCTCCTAAATTTTGCAACTTTCCATATCAAGTCAGATGATTAGGATTAAAGGGGATGCAGTGATTTCAGTAGGCAAGAACATAATTTACTGACAACACAAATAGCAGGTGCCTTTGAAGTCTGCTCAGGAAATTTTAAAGTTAGACTGAGATGTCAGCAATCTTCTGACTCCTACGTTAATCTATGTCCCTAGAAGCAtgtatttcttaatatatttgcAAGGGATATGAAAGAGCACTTAATCTAATTCCCTTCTTTTACAAGCTGAGCAACATTCTCTATAGTACAGttagaaaaaataagatttttagagTTGCTTAACAAATCTAGCAGTGCTGGGACGAAACCAATTGTTTTGACTCATAGAAGCCATCGGATCTTCTCTTCGAAGCTGCTCAGTCGATTTTATGGGGCTTTGACAGACACCCAGCACCCATCTTTGTACCCTTCCAGGCTGTGCCTCTGCTGCGATTCAAATGagttaatgatttttttcagagGGTACCTGTTTCAGTTAACTCTTCCTTGTTCTTTCTTCCCGTGTCATTTCCCAAAGACACTTCTCTGAAATTCTGGTATGAGCATGTTCCAGGTCTGTCAAAATATCATAGCAATTCATCAAAGATCAGGTTTTCTTCAACCTGTGATTCCAAGACAAAGAACCTCTCGGGATGGAAAGCCTGGGTCAGGGATCCCTCCAGATCCTGAAGAATGCACCTCAGAGCTGGCTGCCATTACCCGCACTTGGCTGCTGAGGGCTGGGTCAGACTGGCCTCCACAGTAGAATTCTGAGAAAGACCCTTAGCAGGAAGAGGATTTGGGAGGGAAGTGGTAGAAGTGGGTGAGGGTGAATGACATGTGCTGCCCACCTCTTCTCCTGCCACCCCTGCTTTGGGTAAGTTTGGCTGTCACACACTGTCAGCCCCTCAGATACCCACAGGGACTGGGAATGGgtgctgtaaaccaaaaatataattctaaGCCCCCTCTCCAACCATCTAAATGGACTCCCTCCTCATCCAGGTCTCTTAAAATTTAAtctgaaagactggttcaggccatgaaaGGAAGTGggggttggacatgcctcattatgctTTCCAGCATgaacatcaacacagactttaagtctgataagaaatattttacagcctgttctctctgaagcctgctagctAAAAGCACCAACTGTGTAATacaactttggtctccacaacacAACTTCTTGTCACAACCCAAACATTCCTgtctattgatcccaggtctttagacaaactcaatcaattgtcaaccagaaaatgattaaatttacctatagcctggaaggcCACC comes from Symphalangus syndactylus isolate Jambi chromosome 11, NHGRI_mSymSyn1-v2.1_pri, whole genome shotgun sequence and encodes:
- the LOC129457807 gene encoding beta-defensin 106A-like; the encoded protein is MRTFLFLFAVLFFLTPAKNAFFDEKCDKLKGTCKNNCRKNEELIALCQKSLKCCQTIQPCRNIID